Proteins co-encoded in one Bacillota bacterium genomic window:
- the rpsM gene encoding 30S ribosomal protein S13, whose amino-acid sequence MARIAGVDLPRDKRVEAALPYIFGVGPARSREILKVTGVNPDTRVRDLTEEEISRLREYIDKNYKVEGDLRTEVQMNIKRLIDIGCYRGLRHRRGLPVRGQRTQTNARTRKGPRRTVGVRRKK is encoded by the coding sequence ATGGCGAGAATCGCCGGAGTAGACCTGCCGAGGGATAAGAGGGTCGAGGCCGCCCTGCCGTACATTTTCGGCGTTGGACCGGCCAGGTCCAGGGAGATATTGAAGGTCACCGGAGTAAATCCGGATACCCGCGTCAGGGACCTCACGGAGGAAGAGATAAGCCGGCTGAGGGAGTACATCGACAAGAACTACAAAGTCGAGGGCGACCTCAGGACCGAGGTCCAGATGAACATAAAGCGATTGATCGACATCGGTTGCTACAGGGGACTGCGGCACCGCCGTGGGCTTCCGGTCAGGGGGCAGAGGACCCAGACCAACGCGAGGACCAGGAAAGGTCCCCGGAGGACCGTGGGTGTGAGGAGGAAGAAGTAG
- the rpsK gene encoding 30S ribosomal protein S11 — protein sequence MVRKARPKKREKRVVERGIAHIKSSFNNTIVSITDPQGNAVAWATAGKMGFKGSRKSTPFAAQMAAESCARQAMEQGMKEVEVYVKGPGSGREAAIRSLQAAGLEVSLIKDVTPIPHNGCRPPKRRRV from the coding sequence TTGGTGAGGAAGGCTCGCCCCAAGAAAAGGGAAAAGAGGGTCGTGGAGCGAGGTATCGCCCACATCAAGTCATCTTTCAATAATACGATAGTGAGCATCACAGACCCCCAGGGTAACGCCGTGGCGTGGGCGACGGCGGGGAAGATGGGGTTCAAGGGCTCTCGCAAGAGTACGCCCTTCGCCGCGCAGATGGCCGCGGAGTCCTGCGCGAGGCAGGCGATGGAGCAGGGCATGAAGGAAGTCGAGGTCTACGTCAAGGGGCCGGGTTCAGGCAGAGAAGCCGCGATCCGGTCGCTGCAGGCGGCGGGGCTCGAGGTCAGCCTGATCAAGGACGTAACCCCCATCCCCCACAACGGGTGCAGGCCGCCAAAGCGGCGCAGGGTCTAG
- the rpsD gene encoding 30S ribosomal protein S4: protein MARYSASVCRLCRREAQKLYLKSERCFTPKCPVERRNYAPGEHGQSKRKMSEYGVQLREKQKARRIYGVLEAQFRRYFRQAAKRKGVTGETLLQLLERRLDNVVYRLSLAGSRPEARQLVRHGHFQVNGRKVNIPSYLVKENDTIAVAPGSRELPKMKGLVEAAKSRAVPEWLELDADNMRAKVARLPRRDEIDVPVQEHLIVELYSK from the coding sequence TTGGCAAGGTATTCGGCTTCTGTCTGCAGGCTGTGCCGCAGGGAGGCGCAGAAGCTGTACTTGAAGAGCGAGCGGTGCTTTACTCCCAAGTGCCCGGTGGAGCGCAGGAATTACGCCCCCGGCGAGCACGGGCAGTCAAAGCGGAAGATGTCGGAGTACGGCGTGCAGCTACGCGAAAAGCAGAAGGCGCGCCGCATTTACGGGGTGCTTGAGGCGCAGTTCAGGCGCTACTTCAGGCAAGCCGCAAAGAGGAAGGGTGTAACCGGCGAAACGCTCCTGCAGCTGCTGGAGCGCAGGCTGGATAACGTGGTATACAGGCTGAGCCTTGCCGGCTCGAGGCCTGAGGCCCGGCAGCTCGTGAGGCACGGGCACTTCCAGGTCAACGGGCGCAAGGTCAACATCCCGTCGTACCTGGTCAAAGAGAACGATACCATCGCGGTGGCGCCGGGCTCGCGCGAGCTCCCCAAGATGAAGGGGCTCGTAGAGGCCGCGAAGAGCCGGGCCGTACCCGAGTGGCTCGAGCTCGATGCCGATAATATGCGGGCCAAAGTGGCGCGGCTGCCGAGGCGCGACGAGATCGATGTTCCCGTCCAGGAGCACCTCATCGTCGAGCTTTACTCGAAGTAA
- a CDS encoding DNA-directed RNA polymerase subunit alpha — MIEIERPRIECVELTDSYGRFVVEPLERGYGTTLGNSLRRVLLSSLPGAAVTTVRIEGVLHEFSTIPGVVEDTTDIILNIKELALRLHWDGTKTIRIDVEGERQVVAGDITSDADVEVLNPEHHIATVDRNARLTMEMTVERGRGYVPADRNKRPDQPIGVIPVDSIFTPVKRVNYTVEDTRVGHVTNFDRLTLEVWTNATIRPEDAVSMAARVLIEHLDLFAGLTQESAGVEMVVEREQDERNHYLDMPIEELDLSVRSFNCLKRAGINTVGQLIEKTDEEMIKVRNLGKKSLEEVKQKLAALGLSLRPPEE; from the coding sequence ATGATCGAAATTGAGAGGCCCAGGATCGAATGCGTTGAACTGACCGACAGCTACGGGAGGTTCGTTGTCGAACCCCTCGAGCGGGGATACGGCACCACCCTCGGGAACTCTCTCAGGCGTGTGTTGCTGTCGTCCTTGCCGGGCGCCGCAGTTACGACCGTCAGGATCGAAGGGGTACTGCACGAGTTCTCGACGATCCCGGGCGTGGTTGAGGATACGACCGACATCATCCTCAACATAAAGGAGCTCGCGCTGCGGCTGCACTGGGACGGCACGAAGACCATCAGGATAGACGTCGAAGGTGAGAGGCAGGTTGTAGCCGGGGACATCACCAGTGACGCCGACGTGGAGGTGCTCAACCCGGAGCATCACATCGCGACGGTCGACCGGAACGCGCGGCTCACCATGGAGATGACGGTGGAGCGCGGCCGCGGGTACGTGCCCGCCGACAGGAATAAGCGCCCCGACCAGCCCATCGGGGTTATACCCGTGGATTCCATCTTCACCCCGGTGAAACGGGTGAATTACACGGTGGAGGACACCCGCGTGGGCCACGTCACCAACTTCGACAGGCTCACGCTCGAAGTGTGGACCAACGCGACGATAAGACCGGAGGATGCCGTCAGCATGGCGGCGCGGGTACTCATCGAGCATCTCGACCTGTTCGCCGGGCTGACTCAGGAAAGCGCCGGCGTCGAGATGGTGGTCGAAAGGGAACAGGACGAGCGCAACCACTACCTGGATATGCCCATCGAGGAACTGGACCTCTCGGTCAGGTCGTTCAACTGCCTCAAGAGGGCGGGCATCAACACCGTCGGCCAGCTCATCGAGAAGACGGACGAAGAGATGATCAAGGTAAGGAACCTCGGCAAGAAATCGCTCGAGGAAGTGAAGCAGAAGCTCGCGGCCCTGGGGCTGTCTCTGAGGCCGCCGGAGGAGTAA
- the rplQ gene encoding 50S ribosomal protein L17, with protein MSYGKLGRTTAERRALLRSLVTALLDKERIVTTDAKAREVKRLADKMITLSKEGTLHARRQTLAYLLDEDVVKKLFDTVSARYTHRTGGYTRVVKIGPRRGDAAPMVMVELV; from the coding sequence ATGTCTTACGGAAAGCTCGGCAGGACTACCGCGGAACGGCGCGCCCTGCTCAGGAGCCTCGTGACTGCGCTCCTCGACAAGGAGAGGATCGTGACCACCGATGCCAAGGCGCGCGAGGTCAAGCGCCTGGCCGATAAAATGATAACCCTGTCCAAAGAGGGCACCCTTCACGCGAGGCGCCAGACGCTCGCTTACTTGCTCGACGAGGACGTCGTGAAAAAGCTGTTCGACACGGTATCGGCCAGGTACACCCACAGGACGGGTGGATACACCCGCGTCGTGAAGATCGGGCCGAGGCGCGGAGACGCCGCCCCCATGGTGATGGTCGAGCTCGTCTAA
- a CDS encoding energy-coupling factor transporter ATPase, whose translation MQQVIRTVELHHRYSGTAGEVEALESIDLTVRRGEFLVIIGPNGSGKSTLAKHMNALILPTEGEVYVNGMDTRDPQNLWRVRQAAGMVFQNPDNQIVATLVEEDIAFGPENLGVEPAEIRRRVEEALRTVDMTGYEKHAPHTLSGGQKQRVAIAGILAMEPDIIVLDEPTAMLDPQGRVEVLRTARRLNREKGITIVLITHFMSEAVGADRVVVMHGGRIVLEGTPREVFADPDRLREWGLDVPQVAELAAALRADGVDVPSGILTIDEMVDWICPSN comes from the coding sequence GTGCAGCAGGTGATCCGCACTGTTGAGCTCCACCACCGGTATAGCGGAACCGCGGGTGAGGTCGAGGCCCTCGAGAGCATCGACCTCACGGTTCGCCGGGGGGAGTTTCTGGTTATCATTGGCCCGAACGGTTCGGGAAAATCGACGCTGGCGAAGCACATGAACGCCCTCATCCTGCCCACGGAGGGCGAGGTATACGTCAACGGGATGGACACCCGCGACCCGCAAAACCTGTGGCGGGTAAGGCAGGCGGCGGGGATGGTGTTCCAGAACCCCGACAACCAGATCGTCGCCACTCTCGTGGAGGAAGACATCGCATTCGGGCCCGAAAACCTGGGCGTGGAGCCGGCGGAAATAAGGCGGCGTGTCGAAGAGGCGCTTCGCACGGTCGACATGACCGGCTACGAGAAGCACGCTCCGCACACATTGTCAGGCGGGCAGAAGCAGCGCGTCGCCATCGCCGGTATCCTCGCGATGGAACCAGACATCATCGTCCTGGACGAACCCACCGCAATGCTCGACCCCCAGGGCAGGGTCGAGGTGCTGCGCACGGCCAGGCGGCTCAACCGCGAGAAAGGAATCACCATCGTACTCATCACCCACTTCATGAGCGAGGCGGTCGGGGCCGACCGTGTCGTTGTCATGCATGGCGGCAGGATAGTGCTCGAGGGCACCCCGAGAGAGGTGTTCGCAGACCCGGACAGGCTGCGGGAGTGGGGACTCGACGTCCCGCAGGTCGCTGAGCTCGCAGCCGCGCTTCGCGCGGACGGGGTGGACGTGCCCTCTGGAATTCTCACGATAGACGAGATGGTGGATTGGATATGCCCATCGAATTGA
- a CDS encoding energy-coupling factor transporter ATPase: MPIELRGLCHVYSPGTPVEVVALEDVHLRIDDGEFVAVIGPTGSGKSTLVQHFNGLLRPTRGTVLVDGKDLWSRGVNLKDIRRRVGLIFQYPEHQLFEETVFEDVAFGPKSMGLPDTEVTERVREALGLVGLDESILQRSPFELSGGQMRRVAIAGVLAMRQGTIILDEPTAGLDPGGRDEILGHIKRLHEERGTTVVLVSHNMEDVARLAGRIVVMNRGRVVLDGTPREVFSRADTLHGIGLAPPEMSDLVRKLKRRGLDVRPDVLTVEEAKAEILRIIRERRG, from the coding sequence ATGCCCATCGAATTGAGGGGCCTTTGCCACGTCTACTCACCCGGGACCCCGGTTGAGGTCGTGGCGCTGGAAGACGTTCACCTGCGAATAGATGACGGGGAATTCGTCGCCGTTATCGGGCCGACCGGTTCGGGCAAGTCGACGCTGGTCCAGCATTTCAACGGGCTCCTCAGACCCACCCGCGGGACCGTGCTCGTGGACGGAAAGGACCTCTGGTCGAGGGGCGTGAACCTCAAGGACATCCGGCGCAGGGTAGGACTCATATTTCAGTACCCGGAGCACCAGCTTTTCGAGGAAACGGTGTTTGAAGACGTGGCGTTCGGCCCGAAGAGCATGGGTCTTCCGGACACCGAAGTCACGGAGCGCGTCCGCGAAGCCCTGGGGCTGGTGGGGCTCGACGAATCGATCCTGCAGCGTTCGCCGTTCGAATTGAGCGGTGGGCAGATGCGGAGGGTCGCTATAGCGGGGGTCCTGGCGATGCGCCAGGGCACGATCATCCTCGACGAGCCGACCGCGGGGCTGGACCCCGGCGGCCGCGACGAGATACTCGGCCACATCAAGCGGCTCCACGAGGAGCGCGGCACGACCGTCGTGCTGGTCTCGCATAACATGGAAGACGTGGCGAGGCTCGCCGGGCGCATCGTCGTAATGAACAGGGGCAGGGTCGTACTCGACGGGACTCCGCGCGAGGTGTTCAGCCGGGCCGACACGCTTCACGGCATCGGGCTCGCGCCACCCGAGATGAGCGACCTGGTCCGCAAGCTGAAGCGGCGGGGGCTGGACGTCCGGCCCGACGTTCTGACGGTCGAAGAGGCGAAGGCGGAGATCCTCAGGATCATCAGGGAGAGACGCGGTTAA
- a CDS encoding energy-coupling factor transporter transmembrane protein EcfT: MFRGVVIGQYYPAESVVHGLDPRFKIAVTTAFIVVLFLASSAYAYALLALFALMAMYFSRVPFKLLLRGLRPILFILCFTLVLHLFFTKGDPLFAIGPFKASREGAIQGGLVAARLVILIAFTSLLTLTTSPISLTDGLESILKPLQRVGVPAHELAMMMTIALRFIPTLLEEADKIMKAQMARGADFETGNLLQRAKSLVPLLVPLFVGAFRRADDLAMAMEARCYRGGQNRTRMVELRATWKDYMATAVFLGFAAGVVVLNRAYPLPRF, encoded by the coding sequence ATGTTCAGGGGCGTGGTTATAGGACAGTACTATCCGGCCGAGTCCGTCGTCCACGGCCTCGACCCCAGGTTCAAGATCGCCGTCACCACGGCGTTCATCGTCGTGCTATTCCTCGCGTCGAGCGCATACGCGTACGCGCTTCTGGCCCTGTTCGCGCTGATGGCGATGTATTTCTCCAGGGTCCCGTTCAAGTTGCTCCTGAGGGGGCTCCGGCCGATTCTCTTCATACTCTGTTTCACGCTGGTGCTGCACCTGTTCTTCACCAAAGGTGACCCGCTCTTCGCCATCGGGCCGTTTAAGGCCTCCCGCGAGGGAGCGATACAGGGCGGACTCGTGGCTGCACGGCTGGTCATCCTGATCGCCTTCACGTCACTCTTGACGCTCACTACCTCGCCCATATCCCTGACGGACGGCCTCGAGAGCATCCTGAAGCCGCTCCAGCGGGTGGGTGTCCCGGCTCACGAACTCGCGATGATGATGACTATCGCGCTGCGCTTCATACCAACCCTGCTCGAGGAGGCCGACAAGATAATGAAGGCGCAGATGGCGCGAGGTGCGGACTTCGAGACGGGAAACCTCCTGCAGCGGGCGAAAAGCCTCGTGCCTCTCCTCGTGCCGCTGTTCGTCGGCGCGTTCAGGCGGGCCGACGACCTGGCTATGGCCATGGAGGCGCGGTGCTACAGGGGCGGGCAGAACAGGACCAGGATGGTCGAGCTCAGGGCGACCTGGAAGGACTACATGGCGACGGCCGTGTTCCTTGGATTCGCTGCGGGTGTGGTCGTCCTCAACAGGGCGTACCCGCTGCCGAGGTTCTGA
- the truA gene encoding tRNA pseudouridine(38-40) synthase TruA, giving the protein MRNIRITIQYDGSSYQGFQVQGEAPTIQRAIQDALEVIVGERVPVTGAGRTDAGVHALGQVINFRTASSIPVDRFPHALNSVLPDDIVVVAAAEVPAGFHARYSATSKVYTYTFWNGPFPSPFYRRYSLWVPQSIDVEAMKAVAAEFVGTHDFVAFRSTGSSAVTTRRTVLRSTVDEHPALEPARGGGANGGPGEDGGVAPGSGGTHVSHRIVVFTVEADGFLYNMVRVMAGTLLEAGLGKRSAEDVRRALFSGERRLAGPTLPPQGLCLEDVRYGPLEGRRRTRAGAAR; this is encoded by the coding sequence ATGAGGAACATCCGGATAACTATACAGTACGACGGATCCTCCTACCAGGGTTTCCAGGTCCAGGGCGAAGCCCCCACCATCCAGCGCGCCATACAGGATGCGCTGGAGGTAATCGTGGGGGAGCGCGTTCCCGTGACGGGGGCCGGCAGGACGGACGCCGGCGTACACGCGCTCGGGCAGGTAATCAACTTCAGGACGGCGTCGAGCATCCCCGTTGATAGGTTCCCACACGCCCTGAACAGCGTGCTTCCGGACGACATAGTCGTAGTGGCCGCCGCCGAGGTCCCCGCCGGTTTCCACGCCCGCTACAGCGCCACCTCCAAGGTCTACACCTACACGTTCTGGAACGGGCCGTTCCCGTCGCCGTTTTACCGTAGGTACTCCCTGTGGGTACCGCAGTCGATCGACGTGGAGGCCATGAAGGCCGTCGCGGCGGAGTTCGTAGGGACGCACGATTTCGTCGCGTTCAGGTCGACGGGGAGTTCGGCCGTCACGACGCGCCGCACGGTGCTCCGGTCCACGGTGGACGAGCACCCCGCGCTCGAACCGGCGCGCGGCGGTGGCGCGAACGGCGGCCCCGGTGAAGACGGCGGCGTGGCCCCCGGGTCCGGCGGCACCCACGTATCGCACCGGATAGTCGTGTTCACGGTCGAAGCGGACGGCTTTCTCTACAACATGGTTCGCGTGATGGCAGGGACGCTTCTGGAAGCGGGGCTGGGGAAGCGCAGCGCGGAAGACGTCCGGCGCGCGCTGTTCTCCGGCGAGCGGCGGCTCGCTGGACCGACGCTCCCGCCTCAGGGGCTGTGCCTCGAGGATGTCAGGTACGGGCCGCTGGAAGGGCGGAGGCGGACTCGAGCAGGCGCCGCGCGGTGA
- a CDS encoding sugar-binding transcriptional regulator: MRKMLKQDALNPDGEAGLERLVEAAYLYYSEGRTQQEIATRLRISRPWVSRLLRRARDLGIVRIELSPAFVRSVELSERLKAALGIKEAVVARHHGSGGEDDTALVAGVAADYIISTVEPSARIGVAWGKTLYQTVRSIRSPRHLGVSVIPVMGGLGPHHPEIQGNYVAITLAERFGGDAYCVHAPAYASSREERDMFLNMPAISQIWGGLDSLDLVLVGIGALSGSTVFEMGYIENNDLETLRSAGSVGNVGPWFLDERGGILPGVVNERLVALPVERVRRIAKRIIAVAAGGHKVNAIMSAISGGWLDGLITGEVTARRLLESASALPAART; the protein is encoded by the coding sequence GTGAGGAAGATGCTGAAGCAAGACGCGCTCAACCCTGACGGTGAGGCCGGACTCGAGCGCCTGGTGGAAGCGGCCTATCTGTATTACTCCGAGGGGCGTACCCAACAGGAGATCGCCACCCGCTTGAGGATATCGCGCCCGTGGGTTTCGCGTCTCCTGCGGAGGGCCAGGGATCTGGGGATCGTCCGGATCGAGCTCTCGCCGGCGTTCGTGCGATCCGTGGAATTGTCGGAGAGGTTGAAAGCGGCGCTCGGAATCAAGGAGGCTGTCGTCGCGAGGCACCATGGCTCAGGCGGCGAGGACGACACGGCCCTCGTGGCGGGGGTCGCGGCCGACTACATCATCTCGACGGTCGAGCCGTCCGCAAGGATCGGCGTGGCGTGGGGCAAGACGTTGTACCAGACCGTGCGCAGCATCCGCTCGCCGAGGCACCTGGGGGTATCCGTAATACCGGTGATGGGAGGCCTCGGCCCCCACCACCCCGAGATACAGGGGAACTACGTGGCCATAACGCTGGCGGAAAGGTTCGGTGGCGACGCGTACTGCGTGCACGCGCCCGCTTACGCATCGAGCCGTGAGGAGCGAGACATGTTCCTGAACATGCCGGCGATCTCGCAGATATGGGGGGGGCTGGACTCCCTCGATCTCGTGCTGGTGGGCATCGGCGCGCTCTCGGGGTCCACCGTCTTCGAGATGGGTTACATCGAGAATAACGACCTCGAGACCCTCAGATCGGCGGGCTCCGTGGGAAACGTGGGCCCGTGGTTCCTCGACGAACGCGGCGGGATACTCCCGGGAGTGGTGAACGAGCGGCTGGTGGCGCTGCCGGTTGAACGGGTCCGGAGGATAGCGAAGAGGATAATCGCCGTGGCAGCCGGCGGCCACAAGGTTAACGCGATCATGAGCGCGATCTCCGGGGGATGGCTCGACGGCCTGATAACGGGCGAGGTCACCGCGCGGCGCCTGCTCGAGTCCGCCTCCGCCCTTCCAGCGGCCCGTACCTGA
- a CDS encoding PTS sugar transporter subunit IIB — protein sequence MDKLKSLNVIAVCGHGLGSSMLLKINLEEIFGDLGINANVETCNAGEASGFMSGVDMVITTPELSKIIELREGIPVLTVENFLDKGEVGAKLREFLKKAGWM from the coding sequence GTGGACAAACTGAAGAGCCTAAACGTCATCGCGGTGTGCGGGCACGGCCTCGGTAGCAGCATGCTCTTGAAGATCAACCTGGAAGAGATATTCGGCGACCTCGGAATCAATGCCAACGTCGAGACGTGCAACGCCGGAGAGGCGTCGGGCTTCATGAGCGGCGTGGACATGGTCATCACCACACCCGAGCTCTCGAAGATCATCGAGCTCAGGGAAGGCATCCCGGTCCTCACGGTCGAGAACTTTCTCGACAAAGGGGAAGTCGGGGCGAAACTGAGGGAGTTCCTCAAGAAAGCCGGCTGGATGTAG
- a CDS encoding PTS ascorbate transporter subunit IIC: MEWVKPVLDVILNQFLTKFEVMLTLVVTLGYVLLRRPAARVISGAIKTAVGIMILQAGSAYLTTNFRPVLDILQKSFNMKGVIIDPYAGLPAATAALKDYAGYVGYTIIIAFALNILYVRFTKARAVFLTGHVMFIQSAIATWCVKYTTGLDIWPSVLIAAFLLSLYWTVFPHLLIKPTSVVIGGREAPREEFTLGHQQMLADVLAFRFGSLFGKPEESVEKVTLPGWLAIIQDNVVATSVIMTLFVSAFMLAAGPAAVQAQAGAQHWFIYMLFMGLRFAVAIAIILSGVRMFVSELVSSFKGVSEKLLPGAVAAIDCPAVFPFAPKAVTLGFICTVIGQVIGIATLILSGSPIMIIPGFVPLFFDGGPVGVYANASGGWRATVVCCMLLGFVHIWGARLVIPVTGMVGGWIGNFDWSTMWSAVFWGLKAIFGGI; encoded by the coding sequence GTGGAATGGGTAAAACCCGTCCTGGACGTAATCCTTAACCAGTTCCTCACCAAGTTCGAAGTCATGCTCACGCTCGTCGTCACGCTCGGCTACGTTCTGCTCCGGCGTCCTGCAGCCCGAGTCATCAGCGGCGCGATCAAGACCGCCGTCGGCATCATGATCCTTCAGGCCGGCTCAGCGTACCTGACGACAAACTTCCGGCCTGTACTCGACATCCTGCAGAAATCCTTCAACATGAAGGGTGTCATTATAGACCCGTACGCCGGTCTTCCGGCCGCGACGGCAGCGCTGAAGGACTACGCGGGTTACGTGGGATACACGATCATCATCGCGTTCGCCCTGAACATCCTGTACGTCCGGTTTACCAAGGCCAGGGCCGTGTTCCTCACCGGCCACGTGATGTTCATCCAGTCCGCGATCGCGACCTGGTGCGTGAAGTACACCACCGGGTTGGACATATGGCCCTCCGTGCTTATCGCCGCGTTCCTCCTGTCACTGTACTGGACGGTATTCCCGCACCTCCTGATAAAGCCGACGTCCGTCGTCATCGGCGGCAGGGAGGCGCCTCGCGAGGAGTTCACACTCGGCCACCAGCAGATGCTCGCCGATGTCCTGGCCTTCAGGTTCGGCTCGCTGTTCGGTAAGCCCGAGGAGAGCGTGGAGAAGGTAACCCTTCCGGGATGGCTCGCGATAATCCAGGACAACGTCGTCGCGACCTCCGTCATAATGACCCTGTTCGTGTCGGCCTTCATGCTCGCCGCCGGGCCGGCGGCCGTACAGGCGCAGGCCGGCGCACAGCACTGGTTCATCTACATGCTGTTCATGGGACTCCGCTTCGCGGTCGCCATCGCCATAATCCTGTCGGGCGTCCGAATGTTCGTCTCCGAGCTCGTCTCATCGTTCAAGGGTGTTTCGGAGAAGCTGCTGCCTGGCGCAGTAGCGGCGATCGACTGCCCCGCGGTGTTCCCCTTCGCCCCGAAGGCGGTCACCCTCGGGTTCATTTGCACCGTCATTGGCCAGGTCATCGGCATAGCGACCCTCATTCTCTCGGGTTCGCCCATCATGATCATCCCCGGCTTCGTGCCGCTGTTCTTTGACGGCGGCCCCGTCGGCGTGTACGCGAACGCTTCGGGCGGCTGGCGGGCGACCGTGGTGTGCTGCATGCTCCTCGGGTTCGTGCACATCTGGGGCGCAAGGCTGGTCATACCCGTCACCGGCATGGTGGGTGGCTGGATCGGGAATTTCGACTGGAGCACGATGTGGTCGGCCGTGTTCTGGGGTTTGAAGGCGATATTCGGCGGTATCTGA
- a CDS encoding BtpA/SgcQ family protein — protein MSWLKEKFGTDKVILASVYLPPLPGSPGFKPGTSMDQMVEQVVEQLEPLREGGVDGALLGNQGDRPFLAGVGHETVAAATRVISDAVRAAPIQFGVTVFWDTAAAIAIARATGACVVRGVFGGAYAGEMGLVQVSSGEIQRYRNSVDASGIRTMFMLKPIWSYTLDPRPVEVMAREAVTVSGADSIALCGPEVGDAPDLGDLEKARQAAGGVPVLLNNGANTSNVGSILKVCDGVVVATSLKKSGKFDRDAVMRFMDLVRSVR, from the coding sequence GTGAGCTGGCTCAAGGAGAAGTTCGGGACCGATAAGGTGATACTCGCGTCCGTTTATCTCCCGCCCCTCCCGGGCTCGCCGGGTTTCAAGCCCGGCACGAGCATGGACCAGATGGTGGAGCAGGTGGTGGAGCAACTCGAACCCCTCAGAGAAGGGGGGGTCGACGGCGCGCTCCTGGGCAATCAGGGCGACAGGCCTTTCCTGGCAGGCGTGGGCCATGAAACCGTGGCCGCGGCCACCCGCGTCATCTCCGACGCGGTCAGGGCGGCCCCCATCCAATTCGGCGTCACCGTGTTCTGGGACACCGCCGCGGCAATCGCAATCGCCCGCGCAACCGGCGCGTGCGTCGTGCGCGGGGTATTCGGGGGCGCCTACGCCGGCGAGATGGGCCTCGTGCAGGTGAGTTCGGGCGAGATCCAGCGTTACAGGAACTCCGTGGACGCATCCGGCATCCGCACCATGTTCATGCTCAAGCCGATATGGAGCTACACCCTCGACCCGAGACCTGTGGAGGTCATGGCAAGAGAGGCCGTCACCGTTTCCGGGGCGGACTCGATAGCGCTGTGCGGCCCCGAAGTGGGGGACGCGCCGGACCTCGGCGACCTCGAGAAGGCCAGGCAGGCGGCCGGCGGCGTGCCCGTCCTGTTGAACAACGGCGCGAACACCTCCAACGTGGGGTCAATACTGAAGGTGTGTGACGGCGTGGTCGTCGCCACAAGCCTCAAGAAATCGGGGAAATTCGACCGCGACGCGGTCATGAGGTTCATGGACCTTGTCCGGAGCGTCCGTTGA
- a CDS encoding PTS transporter subunit EIIA, producing the protein MPPGEERVGTVLSEVLNGKTISLGVEATDWRDAVRKGGRLLVANGYAEERYIEAMVKTVEDMGAYILVAPGLALPHARPEDGALKPGLSLMTLKKPVLFSAERPPADIILSFVAVDNTSHIGLLREVAAMCSEPSNLQLIRQAKTVSEIAELIRTSGGPARSGPTGA; encoded by the coding sequence ATGCCACCGGGAGAGGAGAGAGTGGGAACCGTGCTGAGCGAAGTCCTGAATGGGAAGACGATATCCCTGGGTGTGGAGGCGACCGATTGGAGGGACGCGGTTCGCAAGGGCGGCAGGTTGCTGGTCGCCAACGGGTACGCCGAGGAGCGATACATCGAGGCGATGGTCAAGACCGTCGAGGACATGGGCGCGTATATCCTGGTGGCGCCCGGCCTGGCGCTCCCGCACGCGCGCCCTGAAGACGGCGCGCTGAAGCCCGGGCTGAGCCTGATGACTCTGAAAAAGCCCGTGTTGTTCAGCGCGGAGCGCCCCCCGGCCGACATCATCCTGAGTTTCGTGGCGGTCGACAACACGAGCCACATTGGGCTGTTACGAGAGGTAGCCGCGATGTGCTCGGAGCCCTCGAACCTTCAACTCATCAGGCAGGCCAAGACGGTCTCAGAAATCGCGGAATTGATCAGGACGAGCGGTGGGCCGGCGCGCAGCGGACCCACCGGCGCTTGA